The following are encoded together in the Piscinibacter lacus genome:
- a CDS encoding tetratricopeptide repeat protein produces the protein MLEIYARQLEIARSHGSDAEALSYLSSVLRSLLQALAISALEVTLQATPVVDDDSNLNQFIDRFSQPSDGLPLEVLDSLVPRIRSLVFRGFMKGWYERIGEDQKTLVEALTEWVEFRNKRPGHGVLDSPTTSLWAKRTSDLIQRLLESANDVLPQQSNSGLVAKVGDIAVPLTAPLVVEGAAIVIAKVFSRNGVWKVQGQILSWSDARDITIDLSPTNLFSTEYRPNDRFRWSEVAYGNGSRLVLNNIPVRQTSTFVGRKRELDKLGDWLSDIVDSRTCLVFGDGGFGKTTLVLEFFNRIIDDGFEDESVPIPSVINFYTAKKTKWTEEGLVHFKGISDAMEDSVRELMYCLHPVLGKDWYKLEGRALIEKVGTELSKEGFTRNDVLLIIDNTETLATSTSDAEELAEFISRVAKRIGRVVITSRRRELLAAEPVPVSQLSEEEALTLIRKLGTEYSAQSVMQSSEPRLRRACEQLMYKPLLIDTLVRYIARSSSGVQEGLDQILKKTSDELLEFLYEDAWLRMNKMVQEVFIVLSSLATPPDSKSVGDACREIGVSHSEFQSSLGETYFATITDRGEIYDLEIVDLAKEFFRQKKRRAAQADAERFDNIAFKVDKLAAERWEVDRNYRTDRVADAYRSEYARAAKLAIIRRDYGAARENFDLAVIEEPLNAALRERIASFLLRNLGKAELALPFARKATELDPQSADAWLTLGLVKYQVGDISGGDIAMDNAMKQGKQESLCLLRKGIARYHAARLEPYGKRSAKLLKEATALVDTSLRLPVAADFYAQKNRREAEKYVSLIRSLTLMINRREVTAENSPQGG, from the coding sequence TTGCTCGAAATCTACGCTCGCCAGTTAGAGATTGCCCGCAGCCACGGCTCCGACGCCGAGGCGCTGAGCTACCTATCATCGGTTCTTCGCTCGCTGCTGCAAGCCCTCGCGATTTCCGCTTTGGAGGTCACGCTTCAAGCGACCCCCGTCGTTGATGACGACTCGAACCTCAATCAGTTCATAGATCGCTTCAGCCAACCATCCGATGGGTTGCCATTAGAAGTCCTTGACAGCCTCGTTCCGAGGATCAGAAGCTTGGTCTTTCGCGGGTTTATGAAGGGGTGGTACGAACGAATTGGTGAGGACCAAAAGACCCTCGTAGAGGCTCTAACTGAGTGGGTCGAATTCCGCAACAAGCGCCCCGGCCACGGGGTTCTCGATTCACCGACAACAAGCCTTTGGGCCAAGCGCACCAGCGACCTCATCCAACGGCTTCTAGAGTCTGCCAATGACGTTCTTCCACAGCAAAGCAATTCAGGGCTGGTTGCCAAGGTCGGTGACATCGCAGTGCCATTGACAGCTCCTCTAGTCGTTGAGGGGGCAGCAATTGTTATAGCGAAAGTGTTTTCTCGAAACGGTGTGTGGAAAGTGCAAGGCCAGATCTTGTCCTGGTCTGACGCGCGCGACATTACGATTGACCTAAGTCCCACAAACCTATTCTCAACTGAGTATCGTCCCAACGACAGATTTCGGTGGTCTGAAGTTGCGTACGGCAACGGTTCAAGGCTAGTCTTGAACAATATACCAGTGCGCCAGACCTCGACTTTTGTGGGAAGAAAGAGGGAACTTGACAAGCTCGGAGATTGGCTGAGTGACATTGTCGATTCAAGAACTTGTCTAGTGTTTGGCGATGGCGGATTCGGTAAGACGACGCTGGTCCTAGAATTTTTCAACAGGATTATCGATGATGGCTTCGAAGACGAGAGTGTTCCAATCCCTTCAGTCATAAACTTCTATACCGCAAAGAAGACGAAGTGGACTGAAGAGGGGTTGGTTCACTTCAAGGGAATATCTGATGCTATGGAGGACAGTGTCAGAGAGTTGATGTACTGCCTCCATCCTGTTCTAGGGAAAGACTGGTACAAGCTGGAAGGCCGAGCATTAATCGAGAAGGTGGGAACGGAACTCTCAAAGGAGGGATTTACCCGCAACGATGTGCTGTTAATTATCGACAATACTGAAACCCTGGCCACATCAACATCTGACGCCGAGGAACTTGCGGAATTTATATCGCGCGTAGCCAAGAGAATCGGCCGCGTGGTGATAACCTCGCGCAGGCGCGAACTTTTGGCAGCTGAGCCCGTGCCGGTTAGTCAGCTGTCGGAAGAAGAGGCCCTTACGCTGATTCGTAAGCTGGGGACGGAATATAGCGCCCAATCCGTCATGCAGTCGAGCGAACCAAGGCTGCGAAGGGCTTGCGAACAGCTAATGTACAAGCCGCTCCTCATTGACACACTTGTGCGCTACATCGCACGCTCCTCCTCAGGCGTGCAGGAGGGCCTAGATCAGATACTCAAGAAGACAAGCGACGAACTCCTAGAGTTTTTGTATGAAGACGCTTGGCTGAGAATGAACAAGATGGTTCAAGAGGTCTTCATCGTCTTGTCTTCTCTAGCAACGCCACCGGACTCAAAGTCAGTAGGCGATGCATGCCGCGAGATAGGTGTTAGTCACTCTGAATTTCAATCGAGTTTGGGCGAAACCTATTTCGCCACAATCACCGATCGCGGCGAGATATATGACCTGGAAATTGTTGACCTTGCGAAGGAGTTCTTTAGGCAAAAGAAGCGACGCGCCGCGCAAGCAGACGCTGAGCGATTCGACAACATCGCTTTCAAGGTCGACAAGTTGGCCGCGGAACGTTGGGAGGTTGATCGCAATTATCGGACAGACAGGGTTGCCGACGCTTATCGCAGCGAATACGCTCGCGCGGCCAAACTCGCCATCATTCGACGGGACTACGGAGCGGCAAGGGAAAACTTCGACCTAGCTGTAATAGAAGAGCCACTGAATGCCGCGCTTCGCGAACGCATTGCTTCCTTCTTGCTGCGAAATCTCGGTAAAGCTGAACTTGCGTTGCCGTTCGCTAGAAAGGCGACCGAACTCGACCCGCAGAGCGCTGATGCGTGGCTGACTCTTGGGTTGGTCAAGTACCAAGTAGGCGACATTTCGGGCGGTGATATCGCCATGGACAACGCGATGAAGCAGGGCAAGCAGGAATCGCTGTGCCTGCTAAGAAAGGGTATCGCCCGGTATCACGCGGCCCGACTAGAACCGTACGGCAAGCGCTCTGCCAAACTGCTCAAGGAGGCAACCGCCCTTGTCGACACTTCTTTGCGTCTGCCTGTTGCGGCAGACTTCTATGCACAAAAGAACAGGCGCGAAGCCGAGAAGTATGTTTCTCTCATTCGCTCTTTAACACTGATGATCAATCGTCGCGAGGTTACTGCCGAGAATTCGCCACAAGGGGGCTAG
- the bioB gene encoding biotin synthase BioB: protein MSLTDAPTSACSAPAAAHPVTLHRPQAAGTPHASQPGRWPVEAVEALFELPFNDLLWRAQQVHREHFDANAVQRSTLLSIKTGGCPEDCGYCPQAARYDTGVEATKLMSVEQVRAAAQAAKDVGATRFCMGAAWREPKDRDIEKVSELIREVKSLGLEACCTLGMLTEPQAHALKDAGLDYYNHNLDTAPEAYGRIITTRDQAERLATLARVRDAGMNVCCGGIVGMGESRRERAGLIAELANLDPQPESVPINELVQVEGTPLAGTEKLDPLEFVRTIAVARITMPKAYVRLSAGRQQMDDATQALCFLAGANSVFYGETLLTTGNPEVARDEALFARLGLRAEGA, encoded by the coding sequence ATGAGCCTGACCGACGCCCCGACCTCCGCCTGCTCGGCCCCCGCCGCCGCCCACCCCGTCACCCTGCACCGCCCGCAGGCCGCCGGCACCCCCCACGCCAGCCAGCCCGGCCGCTGGCCCGTCGAGGCGGTGGAAGCCCTCTTCGAACTGCCCTTCAACGACCTGCTCTGGCGCGCCCAGCAAGTCCACCGCGAGCATTTCGACGCCAACGCCGTCCAGCGCTCCACCCTGCTGTCCATCAAGACCGGCGGCTGCCCCGAAGACTGCGGCTACTGCCCCCAGGCCGCCCGTTACGACACCGGCGTGGAAGCCACCAAGCTCATGTCCGTCGAGCAAGTGCGCGCCGCCGCCCAGGCCGCCAAGGACGTGGGCGCCACCCGCTTCTGCATGGGCGCCGCCTGGCGCGAGCCCAAGGACCGCGACATCGAAAAAGTCAGCGAACTCATCCGCGAGGTGAAAAGCCTCGGCCTGGAAGCCTGCTGCACCCTGGGCATGCTGACCGAGCCGCAGGCCCATGCCCTCAAGGACGCCGGCCTGGATTACTACAACCACAACCTCGACACCGCCCCCGAGGCCTACGGCCGCATCATCACCACCCGCGACCAGGCCGAACGCCTGGCCACCCTGGCGCGGGTGCGCGACGCCGGCATGAATGTGTGCTGCGGCGGCATCGTCGGCATGGGCGAATCCCGCCGCGAACGCGCCGGCCTCATCGCCGAGCTGGCCAATCTCGACCCCCAGCCCGAATCCGTGCCCATCAACGAGCTGGTGCAAGTGGAAGGCACCCCCCTGGCCGGCACCGAGAAACTCGATCCGCTGGAATTCGTCCGCACGATCGCCGTGGCCCGCATCACGATGCCCAAGGCCTATGTGCGCCTCTCCGCCGGCCGCCAGCAAATGGACGACGCCACCCAGGCTCTGTGCTTCCTGGCTGGCGCCAACTCCGTCTTCTACGGGGAAACGCTGCTGACCACGGGGAACCCCGAGGTGGCGCGGGACGAGGCGCTGTTTGCGCGGCTGGGCTTGCGGGCGGAAGGCGCGTGA
- a CDS encoding TIGR03862 family flavoprotein: MTSPPPSLAAVHLVGGGPAGLMAAETLAAAGRPVVLHDAMPSVGRKFLLAGKGGLNLTHSEPRPGFDTRYGERAAALAPWLDAFPPQALRDWAAGLGVDTFVGSSGRVFPAEMKAAPLLRAWVQRLRQQGVVFRMRERWLGFERPDPAASSDAAEPAQAAPPLRLRFAGPQGESTVPATACLLALGGASWSRLGSDGAWVAPLAQAGVPIAPLRPANVGFHVGWAGQEAGWSAPLRARQAGAPLKPVRLRMVGPDGTVFDRAGEFVLSDYGVEGSLIYAAGAALREQIAATGACTVHLDLLPAFSLDKVRAEIAHPRGPRSLATHLKSRLGLEGAKAALLQEVLHRGLPDAPEQRPDPADAAALAALLKAWPLRLVVPRPIDEAISTAGGVRLEALHPGLMLPPGPALPAGIFVAGEMLDWEAPTGGYLLQACFASGQYAAQGLLRWLHHTGA; encoded by the coding sequence ATGACTTCGCCTCCCCCGTCCCTCGCGGCTGTGCACCTGGTCGGCGGCGGCCCCGCCGGCTTGATGGCGGCCGAAACCCTGGCCGCTGCCGGCCGGCCCGTGGTGCTGCACGACGCCATGCCCAGCGTCGGCCGCAAATTCCTGCTGGCCGGCAAGGGCGGCCTGAACCTGACGCACAGCGAGCCCCGCCCCGGCTTTGACACCCGCTACGGCGAGCGCGCCGCCGCCCTGGCCCCCTGGCTGGATGCCTTTCCCCCGCAGGCCCTGCGCGACTGGGCCGCCGGCCTGGGCGTGGACACCTTCGTCGGCAGCTCGGGCCGCGTCTTCCCGGCCGAGATGAAGGCCGCGCCCCTGCTGCGCGCCTGGGTGCAGCGGCTGCGGCAGCAGGGCGTCGTCTTTCGCATGCGCGAGCGCTGGCTGGGCTTCGAGCGGCCCGACCCGGCCGCTTCAAGCGATGCAGCCGAGCCGGCCCAGGCCGCCCCGCCGCTGCGCCTGCGCTTCGCCGGGCCGCAGGGCGAATCCACCGTGCCCGCCACCGCCTGCCTGCTGGCCCTGGGCGGCGCAAGCTGGTCGCGCCTGGGCTCGGACGGCGCCTGGGTCGCGCCCCTGGCGCAAGCCGGCGTGCCCATCGCGCCGCTGCGGCCGGCCAATGTCGGCTTCCATGTCGGTTGGGCCGGGCAGGAAGCGGGCTGGAGCGCGCCCTTGCGCGCCCGCCAGGCCGGCGCGCCCCTCAAGCCCGTGCGCCTGCGCATGGTGGGGCCGGACGGCACCGTCTTCGACCGCGCCGGTGAGTTCGTGCTCAGCGACTACGGCGTCGAAGGCAGCCTGATCTACGCCGCCGGCGCCGCCCTCCGCGAGCAGATCGCCGCCACCGGCGCCTGCACCGTCCACCTGGATTTGCTGCCCGCTTTCAGCCTGGACAAGGTGCGCGCCGAGATCGCCCACCCCCGCGGCCCGCGCAGCCTGGCCACCCACCTGAAAAGCCGCCTGGGCCTGGAAGGCGCCAAGGCCGCGCTGCTGCAGGAAGTGCTGCACCGCGGCCTGCCCGACGCGCCCGAGCAGCGCCCCGACCCCGCCGATGCCGCCGCCCTGGCCGCCCTGCTCAAGGCCTGGCCGTTGCGCCTTGTGGTCCCCCGGCCGATCGACGAAGCCATCAGCACCGCCGGCGGCGTCAGGCTGGAAGCCCTCCACCCCGGCCTGATGCTGCCCCCCGGCCCCGCCCTGCCGGCCGGCATCTTCGTGGCCGGCGAAATGCTGGACTGGGAAGCCCCCACCGGCGGCTACCTGCTGCAAGCCTGCTTCGCCAGCGGCCAATACGCCGCCCAGGGCCTGCTGCGCTGGCTGCATCACACGGGCGCCTGA
- a CDS encoding M3 family metallopeptidase, whose protein sequence is MLAAPGLPAQAAGPLDEATLARFGPEARAAASLEWAALDDAAALRRQCDQGLRAFEQEGQALRRRATADAGTLLPAYGALSAGFEDRLLPLAFLARVHPAAALRKAARACELRQQAALQRLHQQRSLLRALRALAPADPVEARLRQHLLRRFERAGAGLPAVARDQAAALQEALALEIQAYDLALSEDRREIRFTPAELAGLPAATLSELPRDARGRHRLGFDAVTADAVLRLARRPATRERYWRVWMQQGGEANLRRLDTIVGLRRDYAALFGVASPAAFELQGRMAGDPATALAFLDRLEAQIAPAQAAELAELQALQAADPQAAPGSRLQRWDLAHYADRLRQQRHPHEPEALRRHLPPQAARDLVFAIAQRSLGLRFEQIDAPLWHAQAQRWRLRDAQDGRLIGDLLLDLHPRPGKYGHFAVFPLRGGAPGRLPLAALVGNFDPQGFSLDDLETLLHEFGHALHVLLARPRHVDAAALQQPLDFIEAPSQMLETWASDPRVLALLPNVCPRCEPIPPALLQAALEARRMGRALHVGRQLLFARYDLLLHGAQPQPPMALWRRLEAASPLGHVQGSLFPASFDHIVSEYAAGYYGYLWAQVIAADFGSAFAPDPLDPAVGRRWRETVLQPGNEQPPEQLIQAFLGRPLREDAFRRWLQGR, encoded by the coding sequence GTGCTGGCCGCGCCGGGCCTGCCCGCCCAGGCCGCCGGGCCGCTGGACGAAGCCACGCTCGCCCGCTTCGGCCCCGAGGCCCGCGCCGCGGCCTCGCTCGAATGGGCCGCGCTTGACGACGCCGCCGCCTTGCGCCGCCAGTGCGACCAGGGCCTGCGCGCCTTCGAGCAAGAAGGCCAGGCCCTGCGCCGGCGCGCCACGGCCGATGCCGGCACCCTGCTCCCGGCCTATGGCGCGCTCAGCGCCGGCTTCGAGGACCGCCTGCTGCCCCTGGCCTTCCTCGCCCGGGTGCATCCGGCCGCCGCGCTGCGCAAGGCCGCCCGCGCCTGCGAGCTGCGCCAGCAAGCCGCCCTGCAGCGCCTGCACCAGCAGCGCAGCCTGCTGCGGGCGCTGCGCGCCCTGGCCCCGGCCGACCCGGTCGAGGCGCGCCTGCGCCAACACCTGCTGCGCCGCTTCGAGCGGGCCGGCGCCGGCCTGCCCGCCGTCGCCCGCGACCAGGCCGCCGCGCTGCAAGAGGCCCTGGCCCTGGAGATCCAGGCCTACGACCTGGCCCTCAGCGAGGACCGCCGCGAGATCCGCTTCACCCCCGCCGAGCTGGCTGGCCTGCCCGCCGCAACCTTGAGCGAGCTGCCGCGCGATGCCCGCGGCCGCCACCGTCTGGGCTTCGATGCCGTCACCGCCGATGCCGTGCTGCGCCTGGCCCGCCGCCCCGCCACCCGCGAGCGCTACTGGCGCGTCTGGATGCAGCAGGGCGGCGAGGCCAATCTGCGCCGGCTGGACACCATCGTCGGCCTGCGCCGCGATTACGCCGCGCTCTTCGGCGTCGCCAGCCCGGCGGCCTTCGAGCTGCAAGGCCGTATGGCCGGCGACCCCGCCACGGCGCTGGCCTTCCTCGACCGGCTGGAGGCGCAGATCGCCCCGGCCCAGGCCGCCGAGCTGGCCGAGCTCCAGGCCCTGCAAGCCGCCGACCCCCAGGCCGCGCCCGGCAGCCGCTTGCAGCGCTGGGACCTGGCCCACTACGCCGACCGCCTGCGCCAGCAGCGCCACCCGCACGAGCCCGAGGCCCTGCGCCGCCACCTGCCGCCGCAGGCCGCGCGGGATCTGGTCTTCGCCATCGCCCAGCGCAGCCTGGGCCTGCGCTTCGAGCAAATCGACGCCCCGCTCTGGCATGCCCAGGCGCAACGCTGGCGCCTGCGCGACGCGCAGGATGGCCGCCTGATCGGCGACCTGCTGCTCGACCTGCACCCGCGCCCCGGCAAATACGGCCACTTCGCCGTCTTCCCCCTGCGCGGCGGCGCGCCCGGCCGGCTGCCGCTGGCCGCGCTGGTCGGCAACTTCGATCCCCAGGGCTTCAGCCTGGACGATCTGGAAACCCTGCTGCACGAGTTCGGCCATGCCCTGCATGTGCTGCTGGCCCGGCCGCGCCATGTGGACGCCGCCGCGCTGCAACAGCCGCTGGATTTCATCGAGGCGCCCTCGCAGATGCTGGAAACCTGGGCCAGCGACCCGCGCGTGCTGGCCCTGCTGCCCAACGTCTGCCCGCGCTGCGAGCCCATCCCCCCGGCCCTTTTGCAGGCCGCGCTGGAGGCGCGCCGCATGGGCCGCGCCCTGCATGTCGGCCGGCAGTTGCTGTTTGCCCGCTACGACCTGCTGCTGCACGGCGCGCAGCCGCAGCCGCCGATGGCGCTGTGGCGCCGGCTGGAAGCCGCCAGCCCGCTGGGCCATGTGCAGGGCAGCCTGTTCCCGGCCAGCTTCGACCACATCGTCAGCGAATATGCGGCGGGCTATTACGGCTACCTCTGGGCGCAGGTGATCGCGGCCGATTTCGGCAGCGCCTTCGCGCCCGACCCGCTGGACCCGGCCGTCGGCCGCCGCTGGCGCGAGACCGTGCTGCAACCCGGCAACGAACAGCCGCCCGAGCAGCTCATCCAGGCCTTCCTCGGCCGCCCGCTGCGCGAGGACGCCTTCCGCCGCTGGTTGCAGGGCCGCTGA
- a CDS encoding Dabb family protein, translating into MIDHIVMWRLKEPADAPRFKAILDTCAQLVPGILRFEVSIREEGLEANADVVLVSRFADEAALAAYQQHPEHQKVLQQLGPLRVERHVLDARVPG; encoded by the coding sequence GTGATCGATCACATCGTCATGTGGCGCCTGAAGGAGCCGGCCGATGCGCCGCGTTTCAAGGCCATCCTCGACACCTGTGCCCAGCTCGTGCCGGGCATCCTGCGCTTCGAAGTCTCGATCCGCGAGGAAGGCCTGGAGGCCAATGCCGACGTGGTGCTCGTCTCGCGCTTTGCCGACGAGGCCGCGCTGGCCGCCTACCAGCAGCATCCCGAGCACCAGAAGGTCTTGCAGCAACTCGGCCCCCTGCGCGTCGAGCGCCATGTGCTCGACGCCCGCGTGCCGGGCTGA
- a CDS encoding protein adenylyltransferase SelO, which produces MSIHPSPLPARPATAWPAGWQAGHAGLGPAFATPVAPSPVPQPRMLLRNAALADALGWAPPSAEAELALLAGNAVWHGLQPVATVYSGHQFGAWAGQLGDGRALLLGTLETPQGPQEIQLKGAGPTPYSRRGDGRAVLRSSIREYLASEALHALGIPTTRALALVGSPLKVRRETVETAALVTRVAPSFLRFGHFEHFCHHGHHAELARLADWTIQRFFPAAQEAEQPVLAMLAEVSRRTAELLADWQAVGFCHGVMNSDNMSLLGLTLDYGPYGFLDRFDPSHICNHSDHQGRYAFARQPSIAGWNLQALASALLPLVGGGPSASEAEREAAVEGLLGAIETYRQTFPIALLRRLRAKLGLRTTQPEDAALADDWLALLASERLDHTQSWRRLARLRSRHAADPDPTDPAGDRWLRDHVIDRPRADAWLARYRARLQAEASVDAERAARMAAVNPAVVLRNHLAQAAIAEAEQGGLDELQRLAQVLARPYDEPAAALAHYAEPPPADLPPLEVSCSS; this is translated from the coding sequence ATGTCGATCCACCCGTCGCCCCTGCCCGCCCGCCCGGCCACCGCTTGGCCCGCCGGATGGCAGGCCGGCCATGCCGGGCTCGGCCCCGCCTTTGCCACCCCGGTGGCGCCCAGCCCGGTGCCGCAGCCGCGCATGCTGCTGCGCAATGCGGCGCTGGCGGATGCGCTGGGCTGGGCCCCGCCCTCGGCCGAGGCCGAGCTGGCGCTGCTGGCCGGCAATGCCGTCTGGCACGGCTTGCAGCCGGTGGCCACGGTCTACAGCGGCCACCAGTTCGGCGCCTGGGCGGGGCAGTTGGGCGACGGCCGCGCGCTGCTGCTGGGCACGCTGGAGACGCCGCAGGGCCCGCAGGAGATCCAGCTCAAGGGCGCGGGGCCGACGCCCTACTCGCGCCGCGGCGACGGCCGCGCGGTGCTGCGATCGTCGATCCGCGAATACCTGGCCAGCGAGGCCCTGCATGCCCTGGGCATCCCCACGACGCGCGCACTGGCCCTGGTCGGTAGCCCGCTGAAGGTGCGGCGCGAAACGGTGGAGACCGCGGCCCTCGTCACCCGGGTGGCGCCCAGCTTCCTGCGCTTCGGCCACTTCGAGCATTTCTGCCACCACGGCCACCATGCGGAGCTGGCCCGGCTGGCGGACTGGACGATCCAGCGCTTCTTCCCCGCCGCGCAGGAGGCCGAGCAGCCGGTGCTCGCCATGCTGGCCGAAGTCAGCCGCCGCACGGCCGAGCTGCTGGCCGACTGGCAGGCCGTCGGCTTCTGCCACGGCGTGATGAACAGCGACAACATGAGCCTGCTGGGCCTGACGCTGGACTACGGCCCCTACGGCTTCCTGGACCGCTTCGACCCTAGCCACATCTGCAACCACTCCGATCACCAGGGCCGCTACGCCTTCGCGCGCCAGCCCAGCATCGCCGGCTGGAACCTGCAAGCCCTGGCGTCGGCGCTGCTGCCGCTGGTGGGCGGCGGCCCCTCGGCGAGCGAGGCCGAGCGCGAAGCGGCAGTCGAGGGCCTGCTCGGCGCGATCGAGACCTACCGCCAGACCTTCCCCATCGCCCTGCTGCGCCGCCTGCGCGCCAAGCTGGGCCTGCGGACGACGCAGCCCGAAGACGCTGCCCTGGCGGACGACTGGCTCGCCCTGCTCGCCTCCGAGCGCCTGGACCACACCCAGAGTTGGCGACGCCTGGCCCGCCTGCGCAGCAGGCACGCCGCCGACCCGGACCCGACCGACCCCGCGGGCGACCGCTGGCTGCGCGACCATGTGATCGACCGCCCGCGGGCCGACGCCTGGCTGGCCCGCTACCGCGCGCGGCTGCAAGCCGAAGCCAGCGTGGATGCCGAACGCGCCGCCCGCATGGCGGCCGTGAACCCCGCCGTGGTGCTGCGCAACCACCTGGCCCAGGCCGCGATCGCCGAGGCCGAGCAGGGCGGGCTCGACGAATTGCAGCGCCTGGCGCAAGTTCTGGCCCGTCCCTACGACGAACCCGCAGCGGCCCTGGCGCACTATGCCGAGCCGCCGCCCGCCGACCTCCCGCCCCTGGAAGTGAGCTGTTCCTCATGA
- the msrB gene encoding peptide-methionine (R)-S-oxide reductase MsrB codes for MSDDTALPPDAASAPLPKVVKTDAEWRAQLDRLQYAVARQAGTERAFTGVYWDHWEAGQYRCIGCSTPLFDATTKFDAGCGWPSYSQPLRADVIEERVDRSHGMVRTEVRCKVCDSHLGHVFEDGPAPTGLRYCINSASLDFTPRD; via the coding sequence ATGAGCGACGACACCGCCCTGCCCCCCGACGCCGCTTCGGCGCCCCTGCCCAAGGTCGTCAAGACCGATGCCGAATGGCGCGCCCAGCTCGACCGCCTGCAGTACGCGGTGGCGCGCCAGGCCGGCACCGAACGCGCCTTCACCGGCGTCTACTGGGACCACTGGGAAGCGGGCCAGTACCGCTGCATCGGTTGCAGCACGCCGCTGTTCGATGCCACCACCAAGTTCGACGCCGGCTGCGGCTGGCCCAGCTACAGCCAGCCGCTGCGCGCCGACGTGATCGAGGAGCGGGTGGACCGCAGCCACGGCATGGTCCGCACCGAGGTGCGCTGCAAGGTCTGCGACAGCCACCTCGGCCACGTGTTCGAGGACGGCCCGGCGCCGACCGGACTGCGCTACTGCATCAACTCCGCCTCGCTAGACTTCACGCCCCGCGACTGA
- a CDS encoding septation protein A, translating to MKLLLDFLPIVLFFAVFKIAEGRPDEAAAFATEHFGSLVSGGTVAAAQAPVLLATLVVMLATLVQILVLLLMRRKVDKMLWISLGLVTVLGGATVWFQNETFIKWKPSVLYWVMGLVFWLSHAIWRKNLLQSVMGEQMQLPPQVWRKLNLMWIAFFAFMGLVNLYVAYSFSTDVWVNFKLFGSLGLMIAFTVAQAIYLGKHMKQAETPEQS from the coding sequence ATGAAACTCCTTCTCGACTTCCTGCCCATCGTCCTGTTCTTCGCGGTCTTCAAGATCGCGGAGGGCCGCCCGGACGAGGCCGCGGCCTTTGCCACCGAGCACTTCGGCAGCCTGGTGTCCGGCGGCACGGTTGCCGCCGCCCAGGCGCCGGTGCTGCTGGCCACCCTGGTGGTGATGCTGGCCACCCTGGTCCAGATCCTGGTGCTGCTGCTGATGCGGCGCAAGGTCGACAAGATGCTCTGGATCAGCCTGGGTCTGGTCACCGTCCTGGGCGGCGCCACGGTCTGGTTCCAGAACGAGACCTTCATCAAGTGGAAGCCCAGCGTCCTCTACTGGGTGATGGGCCTGGTCTTCTGGCTCAGCCACGCGATCTGGCGCAAGAACCTGCTGCAGTCGGTGATGGGCGAGCAGATGCAGTTGCCGCCGCAGGTCTGGCGCAAGCTCAACCTGATGTGGATCGCCTTCTTCGCCTTCATGGGCCTGGTGAACCTCTACGTGGCCTACAGCTTCTCGACCGACGTGTGGGTGAACTTCAAGCTCTTCGGCAGCCTGGGGCTGATGATCGCCTTCACCGTGGCCCAGGCCATCTACCTGGGCAAGCATATGAAGCAGGCCGAGACGCCGGAGCAATCGTGA
- a CDS encoding BolA family protein, with protein MSEPTAPDAAQLDARLRESLPVIELAVRDDSHLHAGHAGAREGRHFHVRLISPAFAGLGRVARHRLVYDRLSQWMPRGIHALALETLTPEEAAR; from the coding sequence GTGAGCGAGCCCACCGCACCCGATGCCGCCCAGCTCGACGCCCGCCTGCGCGAGAGCCTGCCGGTGATCGAACTGGCCGTGCGCGACGACAGCCACCTGCATGCCGGCCATGCCGGCGCGCGCGAGGGGCGGCATTTCCATGTCCGCCTCATCAGCCCGGCCTTCGCCGGCCTGGGCCGGGTCGCCCGGCATCGCCTTGTGTATGATCGTTTGAGCCAGTGGATGCCGCGCGGCATCCATGCGTTGGCCCTCGAAACCCTGACGCCTGAAGAGGCTGCACGGTAA